One region of Eupeodes corollae chromosome 1, idEupCoro1.1, whole genome shotgun sequence genomic DNA includes:
- the LOC129939714 gene encoding uncharacterized protein LOC129939714 isoform X3, translating into MWVDKEKTENILTKALKIALEKQEAHRKTEFDQNSESSAEDFREGSPGNSMMMSTPPSGVQTDSDGLILPKKIPNPCLESSDRKNLHRELMFNNKIGKSVLNQKSELQRVLEKKRERQILLQQQQEEAEKTETGLKSELNRVIMERAQKLEKQKVSSKSDIEDHVNPEYISARAKLRNRIEMK; encoded by the exons ATGTGGGTAGATAAA GAAAAGACTGAGAACATCCTAACAAAGGCCTTAAAAATTGCTCTAGAAAAACAAGAAGCGCACAGAAAAACTGAATTTG ATCAAAATTCGGAAAGTAGTGCTGAGGATTTCCGGGAAGGATCGCCGGGTAACAGCATGATGATGTCCACCCCGCCTTCTGGCGTACAGACTGATTCCGATGGTCTCATACTTCCGAAGAAAATACCAAATCCATGCTTGGAATCGTCAGATAGAAAGAATCTTCACAGAGAGttaatgtttaataataaaat tGGTAAAAGTGTCCTCAACCAAAAATCAGAACTACAAAGAGTACTTGAAAAGAAACGTGAACGTCAAATTCTCCTTCAACAACAGCAAGAAGAGGCAGAGAAAACTGAAACTGGTCTTAAAAGTGAACTCAATCGCGTTATTATGGAACGAGCCCAAAagcttgaaaaacaaaaagtatcttCAAAATCAGACATCGAAGACCATGTAAATCCTGAATATATAAGTGCTCGAGCGAAATTACGCAATCGAATcgagatgaaataa